In Chitinophagales bacterium, a single genomic region encodes these proteins:
- a CDS encoding PAAR domain-containing protein yields the protein MPAAVRVTDTTTHGGTVTGPGATTVMIGGMPAAVAGDMHVCSLPPTGHQPTASPFPSGSSKVMIAGRPAIRVGDSCGCGAAAVVGCPTVMIG from the coding sequence ATGCCAGCAGCAGTACGAGTAACAGATACCACCACGCATGGTGGAACAGTGACAGGCCCTGGAGCTACCACGGTCATGATCGGTGGGATGCCCGCGGCTGTAGCAGGGGATATGCATGTCTGTTCCCTGCCACCTACCGGACATCAGCCAACAGCCAGTCCCTTTCCATCCGGAAGCAGTAAGGTCATGATCGCCGGACGACCGGCAATACGTGTGGGTGATTCTTGTGGATGCGGTGCTGCAGCAGTGGTGGGTTGTCCTACCGTGATGATCGGATAA
- a CDS encoding GPW/gp25 family protein: protein MSDKSQFIGTGWAFPPAFDQATGGTVMSTGYEDIGGSLHILLSTTLGERVMRPDYGCNLRDYVFSPLNTSMEAYIRKLVEDAIIYYEPRITLEKLGVEFRDTEGLLLITIDYMIDATNSRANYVYPYYIKEGTNI from the coding sequence ATGAGTGACAAATCACAATTCATAGGGACAGGATGGGCTTTTCCGCCCGCCTTTGACCAGGCCACAGGTGGTACCGTGATGAGCACGGGTTATGAAGATATTGGTGGAAGCCTTCATATCCTTTTGTCCACCACCCTTGGTGAACGGGTCATGCGACCCGATTATGGTTGTAACCTCCGTGACTATGTATTCAGTCCACTTAATACTTCGATGGAAGCCTATATCCGCAAATTGGTAGAGGATGCCATTATTTATTACGAACCACGTATCACCCTCGAGAAGCTGGGTGTGGAATTTCGTGATACAGAAGGATTGTTGCTGATCACCATCGATTATATGATCGATGCCACCAATTCAAGAGCGAATTATGTATATCCCTATTATATCAAAGAGGGGACCAATATATGA